cactttagaaactaaaataattaatgagtgttgtaatttaaaaaaagtttacatttaaggacaaaaataaaatcaaatgggtgtTTAAATATATGGACGAAGAGAGtaatacatattcaaataaatatagtaaaataaaactattctttcaaaaaaaaaaatattgtaaaaaaaatgtttattaaaatatttgagatgtCGGACAATAATGTTTAAATGATAAGAGTGTGCTTggttccttaaaataaaaaagagtgtttggttccctttaaaaaaaattgttcggttattatatataattgataagAAGCAAGATAGAAATAAAAGATCTACACAGCGCAGTGCGTAAAGGGATCTCTTTGCAATCTAAGAGACGCGAGTTCAACACCCTGCCCTGccattttttggaaaattaatatgatttaatttctGCTTCAcattgaaccggtccggtttgtCAAACCCGCCGGTTCACCAGTTTTTCCCGACTTTGGCCGAGTCTCACTGGTTCAAGCTGGTTTGATTGCATGACCGATCCGTTTATCAACTCGAACCGGTTCACGGTCGGACCGGTTCAACCGACCGGTCCGGCCCGGTTTTCAAAACTATGCTTTTTACAATTGATTTACTTACTATAAGAATGAGTTTTATGACCGGTAAGTGTAATTTAATTGAAAGTTAATGGGGATGTTATGTGTAAAAGTTGGGGTTCAAACTTTGGATTCTTCACTTCCGACATATTTAAAAGTGTGTGAATCTAACCaccaaattatttgaaaaaaaatgatttttataccTACCTAGTCATTAACACTTGTGTCTTACTAATACAAGTATTAAGAAGATGttgcatttaattaatttactgtttgaaaaacaaatttcattgttgttttatttactgaaaaacaaatttgaagaaTCCATAATTTCCAGCTAAACTAACTAATGTGAAAATTGTTAGGATGGAAATTCGCGGTGTTTCaaatttgaacacaatatcTCTCATTTGTGTGTGTAAATTTTAAGTGGTATTTGTCGCTTCATTTGCGacacaaatcaattttttttgtgaactgAATATCATCTACATATAACTGTATAGACTAATCCTTCGAGTTGAGTAAAATTACAATAGATGATAAAACTCTTCCGCAAAAGAATTTAACATTGTTACATTTTAAGGCTGAATTCAAACTCATGACCTCTGAATAAGCTGGACAAATCCCTCATCATCTCATTACACAAATCTATTGTTGAAGAAAGAGTCAACACCTTAAAAAAAAGGGACATATTTCGAtatgagtaatgatacatagacacccttaggtggcaatacaccctttaacatccacacaaaaatctgacacgtagtcacgtggaccccgcacaagcacactttctcttttctctcctcttctctcttcctaatgcaCGAGGTGTACAAGGGTATATGAGaataaagggtgtctatgtatcattactctttcGATATACACCTAAAACCCAATTGACGccttgaaagagaaaaaaaatagagaaaataacgtgataaataagatatattagttatataatttaaaaaaagataaaaaaaagatattgtatGTGTGTATAAAAATAAAGCACGTCTAAATATCATTactacaaaaaattataacccAACAAGAGCAATAAGAGCACAAATGGACATAAAAGCCCAAATctaatctataaaaataaaaaaaaataaatggaaaaaacaaaagagaatgGGGTGAAACCCTAAAACCTGAAGTAGGAgtataaaacaaagaaaaatgttttaaaaaaaattattacataaaatttattaattgtttctatttttaaatttttaacaaatgttttaagcttgacttaaaaacaaaaatttggaaAGAGTTAGAGAAATGGGTGAAGGAGATGAGGAGGAGGAAGAGGTATTGTTATACACAATGACAAAGTGGTAGAAGAACATATCAAATGATTGAAAAATTCTTCTAAGAGTATAAATGTACAAAGAAGATTCACATTCAAACTCTGAAAAAAATCTTCCATTAAGGCGtactatatattattaaagTTATTCCGATTTAAAGATGCAAGGGACTCGTAAATTTCTGATTGGTTTTGTAATTTATGCTGTTAAATATATTTACCTCATTTTTTAACCTTGTTTATGCTCTCAGGTTTGGAGAGTGCCTTAAGTATTGAGACCCCTTATTGAATCATAAAAATTTTAGGTTCAGAAGTTGACCTttacattaaaattttaattaaatacttTTCTATATCAGCCAGAACAGCAATCATCTCATTATGGCTTAAAAACGTCCTATTGTGTAAATTATTTTCACATCTGAATTCATCTTTCAAAATGATCTTTAAATAACttgatttttcaattaatttgaATAATCTACTATATGGGAAAGTTATTTTACTAAATCCTTCTTTGTAACattgattttagtccttgttTGTTGTAGCAGCTTCAATATACGACACAAACTTGCACACAACTTGTTGAGATGTGactcaaaaatggttttgggAAAAGTTcagaatcgtgacacgatctatGAACCGTGGCACGATTTTCTAGGCAGTGAACATGGTTTTCAGGgtgtccaatcgtgacacgattttgggaaaatgTGACTCGATTTTCAGCTTGTTGGTCACGTTTTCAGGAAAaagttggtcgtaccttgggtcgtaccttgggtcgtactcaccaaacgtgtcacgattttgtcTGGATCTGAACACTATATGTAAGCACTCCATGACCCATTTGTTGGTTAAGCTTggtgaatctcatggaaaccaaaggatgaaacttttagggttttagatactaaaggttgagggtctttgggtgaggttcaaagcttcaagatgtgaatcttggagaaccaaaagagggggcTCTTGGGAAAATGGTTGGTGCCTTTTGGGGAAGATTCATGGGGTTGGGAAACACATGAGTGGAGAGTCTTTTGTGAGCAACTTGGGTGAGTCTtgtgaaaccaaaagagaagatccttagtgaaatcaaaggctaagggttggttctcttttgggggttagattctagagttgggaaacaattgtaaacaccttgggagaGTGGAAAtcatgagtgtcttgttcattggtgagattgggaaaatgggtagaaattagggttgttcttcgtgagcttgttgaagctaatttcttgtaactcatttgtatctctttgtaagaactcattgatagtggattggagagatcaatctctcctccagagtaggtcaagttggaccgaactgggtgaacatttttttgtgtttttatcttttctttactctatttatcttgTTTATCCTTTGGTTGAATTGTGGTTTTGTTATGCACTTGTTGTTGCTGCTTGTGGTTTAACTTGGTTGTTGGTTTCCATTAatacttgctccacacatcatagtttgtattggtgtgagttttgagtccgaattcacaacacaacTATTACAAAGCTTCACATGAATATAGAATGTCTCCCTGCTCTTGGATTGGTAATGTGATCAATATGGTTTCCAAGTAAGTATACGTACCATATAATTTGTAAATATACTTGTAATCACACAAATTGGTAATGTAGGTGTTACTTAACTCAACCCGTGTTTAAGTATCGTAAGTAGAAaatgtgattgaagtattattatATGATATGTTGTTCTTTGAATTTCCAAACtattgtatttggatttccaaattctattatctatcGAAGTTGTTATTAGGTTGAGTCATGatcaggtcgctctctttaagatgtttcgtggcactgcccaaaattgtgcaagacagactatcaaccacgccgcctccaggataaaataAGCTCAGCTTCAATTGTTCAATTAACTACTAcactgtagaaaaccgttcgagaattacacctccAAATATGGTACTACgaccactctttaatactgaaaccactttaatatggtattgttaccactctgttatggtgttgagaccacTTAAATATGGTGTTGCCCCCATTCTAACTTTAATTTCTCCAAAACATCAATATGGCACTacaaccactcaaatatggtgataccaccatttctcctcaaatagaaaaatattgaaatattttttacatatacCGTTAACATCATTCTCAATTCCGACGAGACATTGTTATTCCAAATAGGGACAATGATCTTAAAAGTACTTTTTATTCTGAAGGGACATATATTATCGAAGGGACTATgttttaagaccattcttaattctgaagggacattaaaccgaaaagggactatggtcttaagaacactcttaattccgaagggacagaaaaagaagatgaagagaagaaagactcgtcaacacaagtcaagaaagggagaagagagagagttcccgacaactcaatgaaactctTTCGTGTGTTTTTTGAACTAAGTGAAGTCCtttatttatatagagattctataattgttttagcaaaaattgcgaCAACAGTTACTCTAATGGATATGATTAAAATGAAGTTTATCCATTAATAAGTTCAACAACCCTTGTGGATagaatcaaaagaaacaaattcacacaagtggaggaaacaaactattggatttgaatgaagaaaatataagaaattaaattcttattcttatcacaacgaccatatttttatcattatcaagtatttaaaattaaataccgcaatttaaacactactaatgtgtttgttctattttatgtgggacccacactctattttttcaaggCTTTAATATGTGTTTCGTCCCTGCAATTAGAgctcatttaaaaattggtccatgtAATCGTTAATCCTAGCAAATTACCCTTTcaaagtttaatcatttaagAATTGGTCCCTCATCCCAGTTAATCAGTGTCACGTGACTGATTAGCTTAATAATGACGTCaaaggacaaaaataccccCGGACTCATTAGACAAATgcgaaaagaccaaaatacccctcacttcatcttcttccttttatctcactttgttttgttaattttcatcTGATCAAAGTTGTTGAACTAATGGAAGGGGTGTTATGCAGCGGTACCAAATTTGTTGCCTAGAATCTCAATGGTATAGAAATTGGATTCTACAACTGAAATTGAATTTTGCTTCCACACCTTCATTTCCCAATTCAATTACGTTCCATTCTTCCTTTATGGtttccacaaaattcaatttccCCAATTTATTGCCCAGATCTGTCTTCAATCATCACTTCCATTCAAACCCTCTAGCTTTGGTTTTAGGGTTTGTTGTTAGTCAGCAAATAGCAATGGCAGGAGCTGGGCAACTGAACATGATTGATTCACCTTCGCGTGGTTCCCGTAGCGTCGATTGCTTTGAGAGGCTCGAAAAATCGGCGAAGGCACCTATTGGTACGTactttttctcaatttcactttcaacattttcttcaattttatttaattcttaaaaTTCCAACAATTTTGAACCTTcttatacatgtttattatgCTTGCAGTCATGTTTACATGGCCAAAGAGATCGAAACCGGTGAAATTGTCGCTCTCAAGAAAATACGTATGGATAATGGGAGAAGGAGTATGAATATGAATGTATTTTCAaacatttcattcctatgtgCAACTCTGTGTAGTTTGTAAAAGATAGATAATTTGTAATTTACTCGTATgtttgattgaagtttgattctTATTCTTCTCTTTAAGAATAAGAAATGGACGCTAACAAACAATTTTGATGGTGCCTTTGAACACATTGAAAAAGATGCTGCTGGTGTTGAGGATGGAGGAGATGGTGGTGGTTGTTGCGCTGggttttgaagatgaagatggagaAGATGAACTTAGGGGTAAAACGGTCATTACGAGTATGTCTGAGAGCcttaggggcattttggtccgTTCACGTAAAGTTTTGATGTGTTAGCACTGCAACGTAAGTAAATTAGTGATGTGGCAGTGATTAATTAGGTTGAGGGACCAATTcttaaatgattaaactttgAAAGGGTAATTTTCTAGGATTAAcgattacagggaccaattttaaaatgacccctaattgcaaggacgaaacacatattaaagccttttttcaattcacacaacattagatcaaagtataattacttggtgtttaatcttccaatttatttttcaacatcACACTAATGTTCCAACATGATCATTTAGCATGTTTCTCTTTGATTTTATGGCATATCATCCCAATGTCAAGGTGACATGGTGCCAACAGATTTAGAGCAGAGGAGTGGTAAAAGTGATGGTGAGTACAAATATAGAGTTTGAAAGCTACTCTTTATTTATTGTTACGAGGATAAGTCAGAAACATGTTCCTTTTATAAATCTAATTTACTGTAGTTGGAAACTTTTAGGCTGAATATGCCAAGATCACCTTCAAAATTAATCAGACCATACAATTAATTGATTGTTGTTGGGTTTTATGTATGATAAAAATAAGAGTGACAAATCTGGTTGTTTAGCTGGTATATATTATCTACACCGAATGAAAATGTTGCTTGATAAAGCCCACATCAAAAGAACTGCAATTTCCTATCAAATTAAAGCAAATGGGAAAAAATGTTTCTTGACGCCCTATATTCTATTCAATGTAGCTACTGAAGCAAATATCTAGATGGAAGATTGGAAATTTAGTCCGAATATGGTACTTGAGGTTGCATTCTAAATAGCTAAGCTTTGTTGaattcttttatcttatttatgtCTATGCTTAATTATGATGGTTAAAGGTAGTATGCATCAGGCATAATtggaaataattatttttgcattAACCAAGTTTAAGAGATaccatccttcaaaaaaaaaaaaaaagtttaagagATACTTATTCTAGAATAAAACATGGCTAGTTTTACTTGTTTTCACTAAACATTAGTAGACTAGAGGAGTGATAAATCCTTGTTactatttataaatgttatcttatatcttaaacaacataaataacgTGTTACACAGCTTCACCATGCTGTTGTGTAGAAAACTCTTCCCTAGGCTCCAATGTGTTACACAACTTGCAAACGCGGCATCAAGTGATACTTATCATGGAATTCAAATTCTTGCATTGAGTGATTGATGATTATCCTCACTTTAGAGGAGCCAACTTCATCGTAAACTATACTTCATCCAACTctttaaagaaaattatttggCTCTTGCAAGTCTTGCTAATGTTTAAAACAATAACTTTTCACTTTATACATTAGTGACAATAACTCTGTCGTGTATGATCTAGAAGAGACACACTAATAGCAAATAAACATCCTTCTTTtataatttgtaaaaatatcatcTCCAAACTTATATAGCAGgggaaaaaaatttgtcttctacaattttttatttttgcaatttataaatataaaataccCCCTCCATCactttgaagaatttttttggtcTTTCATATTCAATTTACTACATGtgcatttattcaaaaaattcaCAAACTACTTTTATTTAACATATGTGAAAAAAGTAAGAGAGGTTTATAAAAAGGGGCGGAGGAGGTAAATTATGATTtctatataatatttttctttgtatttggaatacacatttatattttaactaATTTATTCCTAAAAGtctattttttaactaaatgaCAAGTGACAAACTTTTTTTTCCGAAAGAAAGTAACTCATTGTATATCATTAGATAAAATGTGTCAAATACATTATGATACATCAATGTAAATGTGAAAGCTAGGATTAAATGGGGCTGCGTGAGCTAATTCATGAGCCACCCCAAATACAAGTGACAAATATTTGTCTTGCATATTCAAAGTTTTCTATTTAGCCCACCTAAAATTTTTCTTCGATATTAGTTTCTTAAAAGATTTTCATCAGCACTTTTGATTCCAATGtgtatcattcaaaattttaaattttttcgtaGTCATGTTTAGTATATtatacaattaaacataaaaaatggatgaattaaatatgaatttttatgtttctgtcgctaaaaaattcatatttaattcatgtttttgtttaaaaaatctaCTTTATATTCTAATGTtagtgaaaaaataattaaaaaatatgaatggtGCAAACAATTCTTGTaatattcaattaaaattttcaatattttattaataatgcaACGAAATCTCGTGGTATTCAATTATTTCAACTTATAAAAAGTTTCCTCGTACTAAAAAAACTCAGTCAACAATCATCCAAACACTTGTGAGACTCTCACAAATTGTTTTGCTATTGTATCTTCAATGAGACATATGCTGAGATGATCcaggaattttattttaaacattgtaaattaaaattaggtttcactttatcgtcttattttttattttagttctaTTTGATCTCTTAGGTTATGTTTGAATTGATGTAAAGCAATGAAATGGAATGAAGTGGTATGAGCTTATGTTACTTTGTTTGTATTTCTAAAAATTGGATGGAGTGGTAAATGAAGTCAACAccatttatcttttatttaatattccgtacattttataaaaaataaatgggttaacaattcttttcaaaaaatagatcAACGAAAAttgattattctttttttttaagaaacaaaagttgatatatgcctcatttggattgagcttatttTGAACTTATGAAAAACatcttatgcaaataaataatcttttatattaattcataagttctcaagAACGAAAATTTTATcttcataaattgttttttcataaactatcttaACAAATTTATggataataaataaaaacttatttatttatataaattgttttagaTAAACTCAAAATAAACTCAATCAAAACTGACCCTAAGTCTCTTATTATAGATATCTACTAAAAAACTAATGGGGACGCTGCCTCAAATTAAATATGTCAAACGAGTGAACGACATTTTCGGTTAAGAGACTTAATCAGTCACTGATGCAAGCAAGTTGCAACCTCATAGCCTTTAATGTTTGATCTCTCATCCGTTTCCTCCTCCATTAATTCACCCACCCGATTTGGACTTAGTCATAGCCTCTGCCAGCGTTATTTTTTATCCTGAATTATTTATGAATAGTGATGACATTGATTGCATATAATTTTGTTGCCGTAACTGATTTGGAAACCTGAGATGATGCTGCTACCTTTGGATGGGCTATTGTCCTCGTGCAGTGATGTTGTATCAAAAGTATGTTTGCACATAGGACCGGTGTGATATTTAAACCGTTCAACAACTATTATGATTTTAAGTTTAAGTGATAGGAAGGTATTTGGTTTTGTAAATGATGACTAAATATAATAACGCTAAACCATAGAGAAATTCATATAGAGATAAAATTGTTGAGATTAGACTTCATTGACCAATGTTTGCATGTATTATCATATAGATTCTAGTTATTAATCAATATTATTGCGTATCACTCAACGCACATCATTTATGTCTAAACAATGATGTTGGTTCGATCATATTGCTTAATCAACGATTTTTCAGCCTATTAATCAATACAATAGCAGTAAGAATCCATACTTTTAAGTGATTATCAAATTCAAATCCATGTCTAGAATTTAGTgttcaatagatgattatcctAAGTCTAGATTCAAAAGGTAATTCTTTAATAACAATTCAAATCCATAATTTAAGCATAAGAAAACAAGGATAACATCAatattcaaaaacaatatattgCTATAATAAAAAGGAATACATACTGATTTggtcaattatatttaatcccAACAAATGAGATTTaactactcattgtcatggtaACCTTGCACCATTGACATCAAGATGATGATTCCTCAATAAATATGATGAATCCACCTTCAAACTTTAATGCATGCTTGCTCTTCTTCTATTTCAATAGGTTCTCTCTCTAAAATTGGATGATATATCTATTAGGTTTTGTGGCTATTTATACATTTTATAGAAATTTGTAGCTCACTTAGCCACGGCCAGGCTCGCTTAGCGAGCTAA
Above is a genomic segment from Medicago truncatula cultivar Jemalong A17 chromosome 5, MtrunA17r5.0-ANR, whole genome shotgun sequence containing:
- the LOC25494952 gene encoding uncharacterized protein, giving the protein MQRYQICCLESQWYRNWILQLKLNFASTPSFPNSITFHSSFMVSTKFNFPNLLPRSVFNHHFHSNPLALVLGFVVSQQIAMAGAGQLNMIDSPSRGSRSVDCFERLEKSAKAPIVMFTWPKRSKPVKLSLSRKYVWIMGEGV